A portion of the Vreelandella subglaciescola genome contains these proteins:
- a CDS encoding AAA family ATPase: MRDACESDQLVLLGHFSLTLDQGALTQFSYDKVKALLVYLLLHRQPVSRAALAELLWPDQGVSSGRTNLRHALHCLRHALGERADDVLSVSRQTIGVTLPQGWQMDVHRLESLLDGPQDLVNLDAVLACYRGELVEELQLVNCAAFQRWLVQVRNEWRQRVVRFAEQVLDAAEKVSDGVLEQLVSRFSGYGPFHQRLVKQLAEQGQMAAAHERYNAYLQLLPLSGQQPEPEFLQLASYWSDGEADPRAMTPKGAYSRALAAGSAPLREDEIELRQLSVMAIRLTLEGEWQDRGAVQRCLTLQLELLRWLEQQCHHLGGFWLPGATGGLGLACFGTHGPAHQLAELVALYEHCRHALPQEAERHWGGAGEPPHFTLAAGLHSGRAVYLPERQLADPLGQVTQMSLELMSAAEGSELVISQEASQHMPPALDLQPRLASRLVASDGRVRLRALALGQNEGGRDATPPSLVGRETALRKLCDALARAGIGLRQSVMVSGASGMGKSALMVSFRQLELSRGVAICWQPTTRLSVLEPYGIARNLIAWYCEARPDATHLRTLQRRLAMPVLDTARQQRLEEALGAREVQDAARLTQSGEATELVVALVHRLVEHIANEHTLVLMIDDLQWVDEPSFKVLAGLQARLPINTAFMLVASHHGRESLPIRLHWDQQVSLGPLDALQSSRLLSLLSRRYRLHLSPRLRHQVVERCDGVPLYLQEICRRLDIDRREGRTVQLDALPNGIFGLLASRIDQLGGDRDVAHVAAMLGRRFRLDFLAACSELEPAALSRAVEQMHRLEIIEPAGDRQSTVKEYQFSHRLLQEAAYLSCPRDVRTRLHQQVVTLIEERFPVWISRHPGDFAVHLSRSGHDARSARYFELAAREALKVSANRTALRMADSGLESLERVGHEPERSISLLTVRGQAAFALEGHGSHTALESFERARTLLREAQEGSADPVDPAAVFLVKWGLWVAHSQRYDHAEAFALTVILAELAAKLEDPCYRRLADYARAHCEYWSGHVEKAHRQLEALDPLNTPMMIEWLPFSDHPQVTAACIHGWALCLRGDYSRAERQIAGAIRLAEQINHPGTLAMAFLVGAALYRQLGHVHMARRHAEKAAAISNTPDMALWQLSAQGVLGWQKSLGGDARGLGELEQCLEEMAELTGFERYLRPVLWYTDACLALDKLDTVEGYLDQCLDIALERNTLFLPELALQLAYVRERKGRAPDAIKALASLAITQARKQGNRHQELAALELWLTRIAPDDGAALAEFRRLLGDVQHSDAPVWLRWMSLGDRRLAALQPES; the protein is encoded by the coding sequence ATGCGCGATGCTTGTGAGTCTGACCAGCTTGTCCTTTTAGGACATTTTTCGCTCACCCTTGACCAGGGAGCGTTGACCCAGTTCAGCTACGATAAGGTCAAGGCGCTGCTGGTCTATTTGCTATTGCACCGCCAGCCGGTTAGCCGGGCGGCGCTGGCTGAGCTGTTGTGGCCGGATCAGGGCGTATCCTCGGGGCGCACCAACCTGCGCCATGCGTTGCACTGCCTGCGCCATGCGTTGGGGGAGCGCGCGGATGACGTGCTCAGCGTGTCGCGCCAGACCATTGGCGTGACGTTGCCCCAGGGTTGGCAGATGGATGTGCATCGGCTGGAGTCGCTGCTCGACGGTCCGCAGGATCTGGTCAATCTTGATGCGGTACTGGCGTGCTACCGGGGCGAGCTGGTGGAAGAGCTGCAGCTGGTCAACTGTGCGGCGTTTCAACGCTGGCTGGTGCAGGTACGCAACGAGTGGCGCCAGCGGGTTGTGCGCTTTGCCGAGCAGGTGCTGGACGCGGCCGAAAAAGTGTCGGACGGCGTGCTGGAACAACTCGTCAGCCGGTTTTCCGGCTATGGGCCGTTTCACCAGCGGCTGGTAAAGCAGCTGGCCGAACAGGGGCAGATGGCGGCGGCTCACGAGCGCTATAACGCCTACTTGCAGCTGCTGCCGCTATCCGGGCAGCAGCCCGAACCCGAGTTTTTACAGCTGGCCAGTTACTGGTCCGACGGCGAAGCCGACCCGCGCGCGATGACGCCCAAGGGAGCCTACTCGCGCGCCCTTGCCGCCGGCAGCGCGCCTCTGCGGGAAGATGAAATCGAGCTGCGTCAGCTCTCGGTCATGGCCATCCGTTTGACGCTCGAAGGCGAATGGCAGGATCGCGGTGCGGTGCAGCGCTGCCTGACGCTGCAGTTGGAACTGCTGCGCTGGCTAGAGCAGCAGTGCCATCACCTGGGTGGCTTTTGGCTGCCCGGCGCCACCGGCGGCCTGGGGCTGGCCTGCTTTGGCACTCATGGGCCTGCGCATCAGCTGGCCGAACTGGTCGCCCTTTACGAACACTGCCGCCATGCGCTGCCCCAAGAGGCCGAGCGCCATTGGGGCGGCGCCGGCGAACCGCCGCATTTTACGCTTGCCGCCGGCCTGCACAGCGGCCGCGCGGTGTATTTGCCCGAGCGCCAGCTGGCGGATCCGCTGGGGCAGGTGACGCAAATGTCGCTTGAGCTGATGAGCGCCGCCGAAGGCAGTGAGCTGGTGATTTCCCAAGAGGCCAGCCAGCACATGCCGCCGGCACTTGACCTGCAGCCGCGGCTGGCCTCACGGCTGGTGGCCAGTGATGGCCGTGTACGCCTGCGGGCGCTGGCGCTGGGGCAGAATGAAGGCGGGCGAGATGCCACACCGCCGAGCCTTGTGGGGCGCGAAACCGCGCTGCGCAAGCTGTGCGATGCGCTGGCGCGTGCGGGTATCGGGCTGCGCCAGAGCGTGATGGTGAGCGGTGCGTCGGGGATGGGCAAGTCGGCGCTGATGGTGAGCTTTCGTCAACTTGAATTGAGCCGCGGCGTGGCAATTTGCTGGCAGCCCACGACGCGTCTTTCGGTGCTTGAACCTTACGGCATCGCGCGTAATTTGATCGCCTGGTACTGCGAGGCGCGCCCCGATGCGACGCATTTGCGTACGCTACAGCGCCGGCTGGCTATGCCGGTGCTGGACACCGCCCGTCAGCAGCGTCTGGAAGAAGCGCTCGGTGCGCGCGAGGTGCAGGACGCCGCGCGGTTGACCCAAAGCGGCGAAGCTACCGAGCTGGTGGTGGCACTGGTGCATCGGCTGGTCGAGCATATCGCCAATGAGCACACGCTGGTATTGATGATCGACGACTTGCAGTGGGTCGATGAACCCTCGTTCAAGGTGCTTGCCGGCCTGCAGGCACGCCTGCCGATCAACACTGCCTTTATGCTGGTGGCAAGCCACCACGGGCGCGAATCGCTGCCGATCAGGCTGCACTGGGACCAGCAAGTGTCTCTTGGCCCGCTGGACGCGCTGCAGTCGTCGCGGCTTTTATCTCTTCTTTCAAGGCGTTATCGCCTGCACCTGAGCCCACGCTTGCGTCATCAGGTAGTGGAGCGCTGCGACGGCGTGCCGCTGTATTTGCAGGAAATCTGCCGGCGACTGGATATCGACCGGCGCGAAGGCCGCACGGTACAGCTGGATGCGCTGCCCAACGGTATTTTCGGCCTGCTGGCCAGCCGGATTGACCAGCTGGGCGGTGATCGCGACGTGGCGCACGTGGCCGCGATGCTGGGGCGGCGCTTTCGTCTGGATTTTCTGGCGGCGTGCAGCGAGCTTGAGCCGGCAGCGCTGAGCCGGGCCGTTGAGCAGATGCACAGACTGGAAATCATCGAGCCGGCAGGTGACAGGCAGAGCACCGTGAAGGAGTACCAGTTCAGCCATCGGCTGCTGCAGGAGGCCGCTTATCTATCGTGCCCGCGCGATGTGCGCACGCGGCTTCATCAGCAGGTCGTCACGCTGATCGAAGAACGTTTTCCGGTGTGGATCAGCCGTCATCCGGGCGATTTTGCCGTACACCTGAGCCGCAGCGGCCACGATGCTCGCAGCGCCCGTTACTTTGAACTCGCCGCCCGGGAAGCGCTGAAAGTCAGCGCCAACCGCACGGCGCTGCGTATGGCGGATTCAGGGCTTGAAAGCCTTGAGCGCGTCGGGCACGAACCGGAGCGTTCCATCAGCCTGCTGACGGTGCGCGGTCAGGCGGCATTCGCGCTTGAAGGCCACGGTTCGCACACGGCGCTCGAGAGCTTTGAACGCGCGCGTACGCTACTGCGCGAGGCGCAGGAAGGGAGCGCTGATCCGGTTGATCCGGCAGCGGTTTTTCTGGTCAAGTGGGGGCTTTGGGTCGCGCATAGCCAGCGCTATGACCATGCGGAGGCCTTTGCGCTGACCGTGATCCTTGCCGAGCTGGCGGCAAAGCTTGAAGACCCGTGCTATCGCCGGCTGGCCGACTACGCCCGGGCCCACTGCGAGTACTGGTCGGGCCATGTCGAGAAAGCCCATCGGCAGCTTGAAGCGCTTGATCCGCTGAATACGCCGATGATGATCGAATGGCTGCCGTTTTCAGATCATCCTCAGGTGACCGCGGCCTGTATTCACGGCTGGGCACTGTGCCTGCGCGGTGATTATTCTCGCGCCGAGCGCCAGATTGCCGGGGCAATACGCCTGGCTGAACAGATCAACCATCCCGGCACGCTGGCGATGGCCTTTCTGGTGGGTGCCGCGCTGTATCGCCAGCTGGGGCACGTGCACATGGCCCGGCGCCACGCAGAAAAAGCGGCGGCCATATCGAACACGCCGGACATGGCGTTGTGGCAGCTTTCGGCGCAGGGCGTGCTGGGCTGGCAAAAATCGCTGGGCGGCGATGCCCGAGGGCTTGGCGAGCTTGAGCAGTGCCTGGAAGAAATGGCCGAACTGACCGGGTTTGAGCGCTATCTGCGGCCGGTGCTCTGGTACACCGACGCCTGTTTGGCGCTGGATAAGCTCGATACGGTGGAGGGTTATCTGGACCAGTGTCTGGACATTGCGCTTGAGCGCAACACGCTGTTTCTGCCCGAGTTGGCCCTGCAGCTGGCCTACGTGCGCGAACGCAAGGGGCGGGCGCCTGACGCGATCAAGGCGCTCGCCAGCCTGGCGATCACCCAGGCGCGCAAGCAGGGAAATCGCCACCAGGAGCTGGCGGCACTCGAACTCTGGCTGACACGCATCGCTCCGGATGACGGCGCGGCGTTGGCCGAGTTCCGGCGTCTGCTGGGCGATGTGCAGCATAGCGATGCGCCGGTATGGCTGCGCTGGATGAGCCTGGGCGATCGCCGGCTGGCCGCCCTGCAGCCGGAAAGCTGA
- the queC gene encoding 7-cyano-7-deazaguanine synthase QueC has protein sequence MPTPSTANATVVIYSGGMDSFTVLHRALREGRNVHALSFDYGQRHVRELDTAQRVCHALDVPHQVVDIRAIHGLIDSSALTDAAQAMPHGDYASDNLASTAVPNRNMILLSLAIAKAVNIGADRVDYGAHGGDHVLYPDCRPAFVDAMRHAAGLANLEPVEIHVPYLHATKADILRDGLAMGLDYADTWTCYEGGEQACGQCASCRERLEAFADNGMTDPLDYSPRHAETAHANTP, from the coding sequence ATGCCCACACCGTCTACCGCTAACGCCACCGTAGTAATCTACTCCGGCGGCATGGATTCTTTTACCGTTTTGCACCGCGCGCTGCGTGAAGGCCGTAACGTCCATGCGCTGTCGTTTGACTACGGCCAGCGCCACGTGCGCGAGCTGGATACCGCTCAGCGCGTCTGCCACGCGCTGGACGTACCCCATCAGGTGGTCGATATTCGCGCCATTCACGGGCTGATCGATAGCTCGGCACTGACCGACGCCGCCCAGGCCATGCCCCACGGCGACTACGCCAGCGACAACCTGGCCTCAACCGCGGTGCCCAACCGCAACATGATTCTGCTCTCGCTGGCCATTGCCAAGGCGGTCAACATCGGCGCCGACCGCGTGGACTACGGCGCCCACGGCGGCGATCACGTGCTCTACCCCGACTGCCGCCCCGCGTTTGTTGACGCCATGCGCCATGCCGCTGGCCTTGCCAATCTGGAGCCGGTCGAAATACACGTGCCCTACCTGCACGCCACCAAGGCCGATATTCTGCGCGACGGACTGGCCATGGGGCTGGACTACGCCGATACCTGGACGTGCTATGAAGGCGGTGAACAGGCCTGCGGCCAATGCGCCAGCTGCCGCGAACGGCTTGAGGCATTTGCCGACAACGGCATGACCGACCCGCTCGACTATTCACCCCGACACGCAGAGACAGCGCATGCCAACACGCCTTAG
- a CDS encoding SRPBCC family protein: MATIEHSEIVSAEPQRVFALLRRVEDFADYSDLIERIEPLGDDRYRWHVHALKMDWTFDVEVVEESAPTTLAWASLSGVKNQGRYQLERVPEGTRVMLTLSYEIGNRLMEKAVNRAATPLVSKVSRQILERVEARLNDERG; encoded by the coding sequence ATGGCCACCATTGAACATAGCGAAATTGTCAGCGCTGAACCCCAGCGCGTTTTTGCACTGCTGCGTCGGGTTGAAGATTTTGCCGACTATTCCGACCTGATCGAACGGATTGAACCCCTGGGCGATGACCGCTACCGCTGGCATGTCCACGCACTCAAGATGGACTGGACGTTTGACGTGGAAGTGGTGGAGGAAAGCGCGCCGACAACGCTTGCCTGGGCATCGCTTAGCGGGGTGAAAAACCAGGGACGTTATCAGCTCGAGCGTGTTCCCGAGGGCACACGGGTCATGCTGACCCTGAGCTATGAGATCGGCAATCGGCTGATGGAAAAGGCGGTCAACCGGGCGGCAACACCGCTGGTGAGCAAGGTCAGCCGGCAGATTCTTGAGCGGGTGGAAGCCCGGTTGAACGACGAACGCGGCTAG
- a CDS encoding YkgJ family cysteine cluster protein, producing MPTRLSDAGKVFHTEPAAPAGCRAGCGACCIAPSITSPIPGMPNGKPAGERCAQLDADNLCRLFGDPRRPAVCGQFDYDADICGEQRQQALDTLTELETLTR from the coding sequence ATGCCAACACGCCTTAGCGACGCGGGCAAGGTATTCCACACCGAGCCGGCCGCTCCCGCGGGGTGCCGCGCCGGCTGCGGCGCCTGCTGCATCGCGCCGTCGATCACCTCGCCAATTCCCGGGATGCCCAACGGCAAGCCCGCCGGTGAGCGCTGCGCACAGCTGGATGCGGATAATCTCTGCCGCCTGTTTGGCGACCCTCGCCGTCCCGCCGTCTGCGGCCAGTTTGACTACGACGCGGACATTTGCGGCGAGCAGCGCCAGCAGGCGCTGGATACCCTGACCGAGCTGGAAACGCTCACCCGCTGA
- a CDS encoding DEAD/DEAH box helicase: MDFSDLGLSAELLDAINAEGYSTPTPIQAQAIPAVLEGHDLLASAQTGTGKTAGFGLPLLQRLSQGKRASSRQVRALVLAPTRELAAQVGKSIATYGAKLPLRTHIIFGGVGQNPQVEALKRGVDVLIATPGRLLDLQQQGHVDLSRLEVLVLDEADRMLDMGFIHDIKRLLRLMPAKRQNLLFSATFSNEIQALAKQLLHDPKMIEVAQRNATADKVEQTVYQVDREKKRDLLAHLIETQKWYQVLVFSRTKHGANRLAEQLSKRSIPAMAIHGNKSQGARTRALGAFKSGELQVLVATDIAARGIDIHQLPYVVNFDLPNVAEDYVHRIGRTGRAGSQGEAISLVCIDEAQLLKNIERLIKSSLERRIEPGFEPDPNAVAQPIENGRRSGPPRNANRAAKPGRTRKPRTRNRSSSERS, from the coding sequence ATGGATTTTTCTGATCTTGGCTTATCGGCCGAACTGCTTGATGCCATCAATGCCGAAGGCTACAGCACACCTACCCCTATTCAGGCGCAGGCAATTCCTGCCGTGCTTGAAGGCCATGATTTGCTGGCCAGCGCCCAGACCGGCACCGGCAAGACGGCGGGCTTTGGCCTGCCCCTGTTACAGCGCCTGAGCCAGGGTAAACGCGCCTCCAGCCGCCAGGTTCGCGCGCTGGTGCTCGCGCCCACACGCGAGCTGGCCGCTCAGGTTGGCAAAAGCATCGCCACGTACGGCGCCAAGCTGCCGCTGCGCACGCATATCATTTTTGGCGGCGTGGGTCAGAACCCTCAGGTAGAAGCACTCAAGCGCGGCGTCGATGTCTTGATTGCCACGCCCGGCCGCCTGCTGGATTTGCAGCAGCAAGGCCATGTCGATCTTTCCCGCCTGGAAGTGCTGGTGCTTGACGAAGCCGACCGCATGCTCGACATGGGGTTTATCCACGATATCAAGCGGCTTTTGCGCCTGATGCCGGCCAAACGCCAGAACCTGCTGTTTTCAGCCACGTTCTCCAACGAGATTCAGGCGCTCGCCAAGCAGCTGCTGCATGATCCCAAGATGATCGAAGTGGCACAGCGTAACGCGACGGCCGACAAAGTCGAACAGACCGTTTATCAGGTTGACCGCGAGAAAAAGCGCGACCTGCTGGCGCACCTGATTGAAACGCAAAAATGGTATCAGGTACTGGTCTTCAGCCGCACCAAGCACGGCGCCAACCGCCTCGCTGAACAGCTTTCCAAGCGCTCCATTCCGGCCATGGCCATACACGGCAATAAAAGCCAGGGAGCGCGGACTCGGGCACTCGGAGCGTTTAAAAGCGGTGAACTGCAAGTGCTGGTCGCCACCGACATTGCCGCACGCGGCATCGATATCCACCAGCTGCCCTATGTGGTCAACTTCGATTTGCCCAACGTCGCTGAGGACTATGTTCACCGCATCGGCCGTACCGGTCGCGCCGGCAGCCAGGGCGAGGCGATTTCGCTGGTTTGCATTGACGAAGCTCAGCTGCTGAAAAACATTGAGCGTCTGATCAAGTCTTCGCTTGAACGCCGCATCGAGCCAGGCTTTGAGCCCGATCCCAACGCCGTCGCCCAGCCGATCGAAAACGGCCGCCGCTCTGGTCCGCCGCGCAATGCCAATCGCGCCGCAAAGCCCGGCCGCACGCGTAAACCGCGCACCCGCAATCGTTCGTCATCAGAGCGTAGCTAA
- a CDS encoding MFS transporter — protein MSSRRAVTFLLLMFIVGLNLRPALSSVAPLLTRLQEVAGLSASQAGILTTLPVLFLGLCAPLAPALANRLGSERALSAALLILAAGLVLRGLPLPGALYIGSILAGGAIGLGGTLLPALVKRELPGSADIVTGLYTMALCLGGALGVGLSVPLATWLGSWQASLMSWALLALLALAFWEISLPKQPARSVSSPETSGIIRLLRQPLTWQVMVFMGLQSSMAYVVFGWLPTLLVDRGYNEASAGWTMSISIMCQLGSALAAPWIARLGRDQRPALVLMQLLSASGLALLLIAPLYWKWPGAVLLGLGQGGSFSLALSLLVLRTSSSRLAGQLSGLVQGGGYTLASMGPFVVGLRLQAGASTAQIAWLLITILGVCCGFALFAGRNHRLDEQEGQLIVRRY, from the coding sequence ATGTCATCGCGCCGTGCCGTTACCTTCTTGCTCTTGATGTTTATTGTCGGGCTCAATCTGCGCCCGGCGTTGTCATCTGTCGCGCCGTTGCTGACACGGCTACAGGAAGTGGCCGGGCTAAGCGCCTCCCAGGCAGGCATTCTGACCACGCTGCCCGTGCTGTTTCTGGGGCTTTGTGCACCGCTGGCGCCCGCCCTTGCCAATCGTCTGGGAAGCGAGCGTGCGCTTAGCGCGGCGCTGCTCATTCTGGCAGCAGGGCTGGTGCTACGTGGCCTGCCACTGCCCGGCGCGCTGTACATCGGCTCGATACTGGCCGGTGGCGCCATCGGGCTGGGTGGCACGCTGCTGCCGGCACTGGTCAAGCGCGAGCTGCCCGGCAGCGCTGATATCGTCACGGGCCTTTACACCATGGCGCTGTGTCTTGGCGGCGCGTTAGGCGTGGGGCTTAGCGTGCCGCTGGCCACATGGCTTGGCAGCTGGCAGGCAAGCCTGATGAGCTGGGCGCTATTGGCACTTCTGGCGCTGGCCTTCTGGGAAATAAGCCTGCCCAAGCAGCCAGCTCGATCGGTTTCCTCGCCTGAAACCAGCGGCATTATCCGGCTGCTTCGCCAACCGCTGACCTGGCAGGTCATGGTATTCATGGGGCTGCAATCGTCCATGGCCTACGTGGTATTTGGCTGGCTGCCAACGCTGCTGGTCGACCGCGGCTATAATGAAGCCTCGGCCGGCTGGACCATGTCCATTTCCATCATGTGTCAGCTGGGATCGGCGCTTGCCGCGCCCTGGATCGCACGGCTGGGGCGCGATCAGCGTCCGGCACTGGTGCTGATGCAGCTGCTTTCCGCCTCGGGGTTAGCGCTTTTGCTCATCGCCCCGCTCTACTGGAAATGGCCGGGCGCAGTGCTGCTGGGTCTGGGCCAGGGTGGCAGCTTTAGTCTGGCGCTTAGCCTATTGGTGTTGCGCACGTCCTCGTCGCGCCTTGCCGGGCAGCTTTCCGGCCTGGTGCAGGGCGGTGGCTATACGCTGGCCTCCATGGGGCCTTTTGTTGTAGGGCTCAGGCTGCAGGCCGGCGCCAGTACCGCGCAAATTGCCTGGCTGCTGATTACCATACTTGGCGTCTGCTGCGGCTTTGCCCTGTTCGCCGGGCGTAACCACCGCCTGGATGAGCAGGAGGGTCAGCTCATCGTCAGGCGCTATTAA
- a CDS encoding PqiC family protein: MSVFQRSLLIIAALMLLSLGLSGCAGTVTPSTRYLLPSTAPATPDAPDATLEIARLRLAHYLDVDGIVMQLDDIELREANEHQWAEGLDQQLARGLQANLSRELPGWRVMQGQSGDDSALSLHISIDQFQGRYDGYALTSGQWQLRDDQNRLIHMASFHTQTALESDGYPALVRALGQSFEKASKDIAAAIQRAVL, from the coding sequence ATGTCCGTCTTTCAGCGTTCACTGCTTATCATCGCCGCGCTGATGCTGCTTAGCCTCGGGCTAAGCGGCTGCGCCGGCACGGTAACACCGTCCACGCGCTACCTGCTGCCAAGCACCGCGCCAGCCACGCCCGACGCGCCAGATGCCACGCTTGAAATCGCCCGGCTACGGCTGGCGCATTATCTGGATGTCGACGGCATCGTCATGCAGCTGGATGATATCGAACTGCGTGAGGCGAACGAGCACCAGTGGGCAGAAGGTTTGGATCAGCAGCTGGCACGCGGCCTGCAAGCGAACCTTTCTCGCGAGCTGCCGGGCTGGCGCGTGATGCAGGGCCAATCCGGTGATGACAGCGCGCTATCGCTGCACATCAGTATTGATCAGTTCCAGGGGCGCTACGACGGCTATGCCCTGACCAGCGGACAATGGCAGCTGCGTGACGATCAAAACCGCCTGATACACATGGCCAGTTTCCACACTCAAACCGCGCTGGAAAGTGACGGCTATCCGGCGCTGGTACGCGCGCTTGGCCAAAGCTTTGAAAAGGCAAGTAAAGACATTGCCGCCGCGATCCAACGCGCCGTGTTATGA
- a CDS encoding tRNA-(ms[2]io[6]A)-hydroxylase: MTQSVTTAPATPGCVPTPAGHDITAADLLPDSLLDFLACETPQAWLGWALEHPETLLIDHAQCEKKAASTAMNLLYRYVDQPLLLSKMSQLAREELLHFEQVVTLMEKRGVTYRHLSASRYAGELRRHVRSNDPERLIDVLIVGALIEARSCERFARLIPYLDAELARFYRTLVKSEGRHFEDYLLLAEKQTAEPLAERIAFFVAREAELIRSVDTDFRFHSGVPA; the protein is encoded by the coding sequence ATGACACAATCTGTAACAACCGCACCGGCTACGCCTGGCTGCGTACCGACACCTGCCGGGCACGACATTACCGCCGCTGACCTGCTGCCTGACAGCCTGCTGGATTTTCTCGCCTGCGAAACGCCCCAGGCCTGGCTTGGCTGGGCGCTGGAGCACCCGGAAACGCTGCTGATCGACCATGCCCAGTGCGAGAAAAAAGCGGCCTCTACGGCCATGAACCTGCTTTACCGCTACGTTGATCAGCCGCTGTTGTTGAGCAAGATGTCTCAGCTGGCGCGCGAAGAACTGCTGCACTTCGAGCAGGTGGTCACGCTGATGGAAAAACGCGGCGTGACCTACCGCCATCTCAGCGCCTCGCGCTACGCCGGGGAGCTGCGTCGTCACGTGCGGTCCAACGACCCGGAGCGGTTGATCGACGTACTGATCGTCGGCGCGCTGATCGAGGCGCGCAGCTGCGAACGTTTTGCCCGGCTGATTCCCTATCTTGACGCAGAGCTGGCGCGGTTTTATCGCACGCTGGTGAAGTCGGAAGGCCGTCACTTTGAAGACTATCTGCTGTTGGCAGAAAAGCAGACGGCCGAGCCGCTGGCTGAGCGCATCGCGTTTTTCGTCGCTCGTGAGGCAGAGTTGATACGCTCTGTCGATACGGATTTTCGTTTCCATAGCGGCGTGCCCGCCTAG
- a CDS encoding asparaginase, which translates to MRSGPNGLTPGGDFAARMHRALETLPAEKRQTLPRVEVISYSPLIDSSSTTPLDWQTLADDIRTRHADYAGVVVVHGTDTLSWTAASLAFQLSDITRPVVVTGAMHPLEAPDSDARDNLYGALRFAMAPALDGVAVYFAGHLLRGVRATKQHASANAAFISPNAPPLGECLNEPLVYADERPTQVNDAALAADSPRADYRRVAQGEVVRIAFWPGMAAWQLDAWLGDNRVKGALLQLWGAGNMADDPALIEVLKRANDQGKLIAAVSQCPRGSVDMGAYAAGGDLAKAGVLSGADMTPEAAYTKLVHLLALPLEHAARRRAFMATWVSERSDG; encoded by the coding sequence ATGCGGTCAGGCCCGAACGGGTTGACGCCGGGCGGCGACTTTGCCGCCCGCATGCATCGCGCCCTTGAGACACTGCCCGCAGAGAAGCGCCAGACGCTTCCCCGCGTGGAGGTCATCAGCTATTCCCCCCTGATCGACTCAAGTTCCACCACGCCGCTCGACTGGCAAACGCTTGCCGACGATATTCGCACGCGCCACGCCGATTACGCCGGCGTGGTGGTCGTGCACGGTACCGATACGCTCAGCTGGACGGCGGCCAGCCTGGCGTTCCAGCTGAGCGACATTACGCGGCCGGTCGTCGTCACCGGCGCCATGCACCCGCTTGAAGCACCGGACAGCGATGCGCGAGATAACCTTTACGGTGCCCTGCGCTTTGCCATGGCGCCGGCGCTTGACGGCGTCGCCGTCTACTTTGCCGGCCATCTGCTGCGCGGCGTCCGCGCTACCAAGCAACACGCCAGCGCCAACGCTGCCTTTATCAGCCCCAACGCCCCGCCGCTGGGCGAGTGTCTGAATGAACCACTGGTCTACGCGGATGAACGGCCCACGCAGGTCAACGATGCAGCGTTAGCGGCTGACAGCCCGCGCGCTGATTACCGTCGGGTGGCTCAGGGAGAAGTGGTGCGCATCGCGTTCTGGCCAGGCATGGCGGCCTGGCAGCTTGACGCCTGGCTAGGTGATAACAGGGTCAAGGGCGCGCTTTTACAGCTGTGGGGAGCGGGTAATATGGCTGACGATCCGGCCCTGATCGAGGTGCTCAAACGAGCCAACGACCAGGGCAAGCTGATTGCCGCGGTCAGCCAGTGCCCGCGCGGCAGCGTTGACATGGGCGCCTATGCCGCCGGCGGCGACCTCGCTAAAGCGGGCGTACTCTCGGGCGCCGACATGACGCCGGAAGCGGCCTATACCAAGCTTGTCCACCTGCTGGCACTGCCGCTTGAGCATGCCGCGCGTCGCCGTGCCTTTATGGCCACATGGGTCAGCGAACGCAGCGACGGCTAG